A genomic stretch from Desulfolutivibrio sulfodismutans DSM 3696 includes:
- a CDS encoding efflux RND transporter permease subunit encodes MTDLFIKRPVATTLLMAALVFFGVVSYFSLPVSEMPNIDFPTIQVTANLPGADPETMASAVATPLERQFSSISGLQSMSSVNALGSTTITLQFDLSRNLDGAGTDVLTYINAAQGSLPNTLPSPPTFQKVNPADMPIVYIRIASDSMPLYKVTDYAKTFISQRISMINGVAQVSIYGDQTYAPRVQVNPDKLAALGIGIDEVADAFSSETVMLPTGSLYGTEKLYTIKTRGQLHTAAAYNRQIITYRNGQPIRLADVGRAIDSTINDKNAAYFNQDQGIIIAVKRQAGTNTIEVVKDIMTLLPQIEATLPPSITVEVLYDRSVSIEDSIVDVQFTLLLSVALVVVVIFFFLKNIPATLIAAMALPSSIIGTLAVMQVLGFSLDNLSMMALILAVGFVVDDAIVMIENVVRHMEMGKKVMQASLDGARQIGFTIISMTLSLSVVFIPIMFMAGILGRVLNEMAVTITVAILVSGFVTLSLTPMLCSRFLSGKMNESEGLFKLIERGYEKTLHVALRFRAVVLLLSMGVLALTMWLFTVVPTGFIPATDSGMFYLFAMAEQSASFDTMKERLLRLNRVIAADPDIFKMIGVIGVGGPVTSMNNAAGFPLLKPMKDRKASAQEIIDRLRPKVAQVPDLMIFMYNPPSIQIGGKQTKALYQFTLLSPNTSELYPLARKMEGLMRKLPELADVNTDMQINGPQIFVDIDRDKAKTLGVTAQSLETALMTAYAARQVTNLYANTDTYKVIVEVQPEFQRRPDLMNKLYVRTSQADDTTGDMKLVPLNGMVSMREGVGPLVVNHTGQLTSVTISFNTAGVYSLGQAVTAITDLAKKELPPTISYFFEGQATAFQESLNSVPFLLLLAIMVIYIILGVLYESFIHPLTVLSGLPSAALGGLVTLLFFGRPLDLYGFVGIIMLIGIVKKNSIMVIDFAIEAEKEGKTPFEAVFAGCVVRFRPIMMTTVAAIAGIMPIALGYGAGGDARQPVGLVVAGGLVISQVVTLYLTPVFYTYMDELQHWLTKRSESRADAS; translated from the coding sequence ATGACCGATCTTTTCATCAAGCGTCCGGTAGCCACCACGCTGCTCATGGCGGCCCTCGTCTTTTTCGGCGTGGTTTCCTATTTTTCGCTGCCTGTCAGCGAAATGCCCAACATCGACTTCCCGACCATTCAGGTCACGGCGAACCTGCCGGGCGCGGACCCGGAAACCATGGCCTCGGCCGTGGCCACGCCGCTTGAGCGGCAGTTCTCGTCCATCTCGGGACTGCAATCCATGAGCTCGGTCAACGCCCTGGGCTCCACCACCATCACCCTGCAGTTCGATCTTTCACGCAATCTCGACGGCGCGGGCACGGATGTTTTGACCTACATCAACGCCGCCCAGGGCAGCCTGCCCAACACCCTGCCCAGTCCCCCGACCTTCCAGAAGGTCAACCCGGCGGACATGCCCATTGTCTATATCCGCATCGCCAGCGACTCCATGCCCCTTTACAAGGTCACGGACTACGCCAAGACCTTCATCAGCCAGCGCATCTCCATGATCAACGGCGTGGCCCAGGTGTCCATCTACGGCGACCAGACCTACGCCCCCAGGGTCCAGGTCAATCCCGACAAGCTGGCCGCCCTGGGCATCGGAATCGATGAGGTCGCCGACGCCTTCTCCTCGGAAACCGTGATGTTGCCCACGGGATCCCTGTACGGCACGGAGAAGCTTTATACCATCAAGACCAGGGGCCAGTTGCACACGGCGGCGGCCTACAACCGCCAGATCATCACCTACCGCAACGGCCAGCCCATCCGCCTGGCCGATGTGGGAAGGGCTATCGATTCCACCATCAACGACAAAAACGCCGCGTATTTCAACCAGGACCAGGGCATCATTATCGCCGTCAAAAGGCAGGCAGGGACCAACACCATCGAGGTGGTCAAGGACATCATGACGCTTTTGCCCCAGATCGAGGCCACCCTGCCGCCCTCGATCACCGTCGAGGTGCTCTACGACCGTTCTGTTTCCATCGAGGACTCCATCGTCGACGTGCAGTTCACGCTGCTTTTGTCCGTGGCCCTGGTGGTGGTGGTCATCTTCTTCTTCCTCAAAAACATCCCGGCCACCCTCATTGCGGCCATGGCCCTGCCTTCGTCCATCATCGGCACCCTGGCGGTCATGCAGGTTCTCGGATTTTCCCTGGACAACCTGTCCATGATGGCCCTGATCCTGGCCGTCGGGTTCGTGGTGGACGACGCCATCGTCATGATCGAAAACGTGGTGCGCCACATGGAAATGGGCAAAAAGGTCATGCAGGCCTCCCTGGACGGGGCCCGGCAGATCGGCTTCACCATCATCTCCATGACCCTGTCCCTGTCCGTGGTGTTCATTCCCATCATGTTCATGGCCGGCATCCTGGGCCGGGTGCTCAATGAGATGGCCGTGACCATCACCGTGGCCATCCTGGTCTCCGGGTTCGTCACCCTGTCTTTGACGCCCATGCTGTGCAGCCGGTTTTTATCAGGAAAAATGAACGAATCCGAAGGATTGTTCAAACTCATCGAGCGGGGATACGAGAAAACCCTGCATGTGGCCCTGCGCTTCCGGGCCGTGGTGCTTCTGCTCTCCATGGGGGTTTTGGCCCTGACCATGTGGCTTTTCACCGTGGTGCCCACGGGATTCATACCGGCCACGGATTCGGGCATGTTCTACCTGTTCGCCATGGCCGAGCAGAGCGCCTCCTTCGACACCATGAAGGAGCGGCTTTTGCGGCTCAACCGGGTCATCGCCGCCGACCCCGATATTTTTAAAATGATTGGCGTCATCGGCGTGGGCGGCCCCGTCACTTCCATGAACAACGCCGCCGGGTTTCCGCTGCTCAAGCCCATGAAGGATCGCAAGGCCAGCGCCCAGGAGATCATCGACCGCCTGCGCCCCAAGGTGGCCCAGGTACCGGACCTTATGATCTTCATGTACAATCCGCCCTCCATCCAGATCGGCGGCAAGCAGACCAAGGCCCTCTATCAGTTCACCTTGTTGTCTCCGAACACCTCGGAGCTCTATCCTTTGGCCCGCAAGATGGAAGGGCTCATGCGCAAGCTGCCGGAACTGGCCGACGTCAACACCGACATGCAGATCAATGGTCCGCAGATCTTCGTGGACATCGACCGCGACAAGGCCAAGACCCTGGGGGTCACGGCCCAAAGCCTGGAAACGGCGCTCATGACCGCCTATGCGGCCAGACAGGTGACCAACCTGTACGCCAACACCGACACCTACAAGGTCATTGTTGAGGTGCAGCCCGAGTTCCAGCGCCGACCGGACCTGATGAACAAGCTTTACGTGCGCACCAGCCAGGCCGACGACACCACCGGGGACATGAAGCTCGTGCCCTTAAACGGCATGGTCAGCATGCGCGAGGGCGTGGGACCGCTGGTGGTCAACCACACCGGCCAGCTGACCTCGGTCACCATCTCCTTCAACACGGCAGGCGTCTATTCCCTGGGACAGGCAGTCACGGCCATCACCGACCTGGCCAAAAAGGAACTGCCGCCCACCATCAGCTATTTCTTTGAAGGACAGGCCACGGCCTTCCAGGAATCCCTGAACAGCGTGCCCTTCCTGCTGCTTTTGGCCATCATGGTCATCTACATCATCCTGGGCGTCCTCTACGAAAGCTTCATCCATCCCCTGACCGTGCTTTCGGGCCTGCCCTCGGCGGCCCTGGGCGGCCTGGTGACGCTCCTGTTCTTCGGCCGTCCCCTGGATCTGTACGGCTTCGTGGGCATCATCATGCTCATCGGCATCGTCAAGAAAAACTCCATCATGGTCATCGACTTCGCCATCGAGGCCGAGAAGGAGGGCAAAACCCCCTTCGAGGCCGTGTTCGCGGGCTGCGTGGTGCGGTTTCGGCCCATCATGATGACCACCGTGGCGGCCATCGCAGGCATCATGCCCATCGCCCTGGGCTACGGCGCCGGCGGCGACGCCCGGCAGCCCGTGGGCCTGGTGGTGGCGGGGGGGCTTGTCATCTCCCAGGTCGTCACCCTGTACCTGACCCCGGTGTTTTATACCTACATGGACGAGCTCCAGCACTGGCTGACCAAACGCTCGGAGAGCCGCGCCGACGCCTCATGA
- a CDS encoding M23 family metallopeptidase has product MKKLFFLTILVCMALGGAAGYFFLTDGEAPHVTLRPDTPSVSPKREYTVEATDSGSGIRALSVIVSQGDKKITILDKAYSPAPPQASETFTLESAGLKDGPFDLDVTATDNSIHGFGAGNSALMHKTLSLDSTPPVVGVLSQAHNVRQGGVGCIAYSVSEEPESSGVLVGDVFSPGFKIANGHYVCFFPFPLSLEPGDFKPRLRAVDLAGNERIMDFRHQAIPRKFKADTMNVTDGFLQAKMPQYFASYPGMKDLVEIYIKVNNEMRRDNAKTLRELGAQSSPELFWDKKAFMRLPNAAPMAAFGDRRTYMYQGREIDKQIHMGQDLASLANAQVPAAANGKVILADFFGIYGQAVILDHGLGIQTIYSHLSQITVKVGDMVKRGDILGNTGATGLAGGDHLHFGVIVHGLEVSPVEWWDQHWIDDNVADRFK; this is encoded by the coding sequence ATGAAAAAATTGTTTTTCCTGACCATTCTCGTCTGCATGGCCCTGGGGGGCGCAGCGGGATATTTCTTTCTGACGGACGGCGAAGCGCCCCATGTGACCCTGCGCCCCGACACCCCAAGCGTCTCGCCGAAGCGGGAATACACGGTGGAGGCGACGGATTCGGGGTCAGGCATCCGGGCGTTAAGCGTCATCGTGAGTCAGGGCGACAAGAAGATCACGATCCTTGACAAGGCCTATTCCCCCGCCCCCCCCCAGGCCTCCGAGACCTTTACCCTGGAAAGCGCGGGACTTAAGGACGGCCCCTTCGACCTCGACGTTACGGCCACGGACAACTCCATCCACGGGTTCGGAGCGGGGAACTCCGCGCTCATGCACAAGACCCTGTCCCTGGATTCCACGCCGCCCGTGGTGGGCGTCCTGAGCCAAGCCCATAACGTGCGCCAGGGCGGCGTAGGCTGCATCGCCTATTCGGTGTCCGAGGAGCCGGAATCCTCCGGGGTGTTGGTCGGGGACGTCTTTTCTCCGGGGTTTAAAATCGCCAACGGCCATTACGTGTGCTTTTTCCCCTTTCCCCTGTCCCTGGAGCCGGGCGATTTCAAGCCCCGGCTGCGGGCCGTGGATCTGGCCGGAAACGAGCGGATCATGGATTTCCGCCATCAGGCCATCCCCCGCAAGTTCAAGGCCGACACCATGAACGTGACCGATGGATTCCTCCAGGCCAAGATGCCCCAGTATTTCGCGTCGTATCCGGGGATGAAGGATCTGGTTGAGATCTATATCAAGGTCAACAACGAGATGCGCCGGGACAACGCCAAAACCCTGCGCGAACTGGGAGCGCAGTCCTCCCCCGAACTGTTTTGGGACAAAAAAGCCTTCATGCGCCTGCCCAACGCCGCCCCCATGGCCGCCTTCGGCGACCGCCGCACCTACATGTACCAGGGGCGCGAGATCGACAAGCAGATCCACATGGGCCAGGATTTGGCATCGTTGGCCAATGCCCAGGTTCCGGCCGCAGCAAACGGCAAGGTGATTCTGGCCGATTTTTTCGGCATCTACGGGCAGGCTGTCATTTTGGACCACGGCCTGGGGATTCAGACCATCTATTCCCATCTGAGCCAGATCACGGTGAAGGTCGGGGACATGGTCAAGCGCGGGGACATCCTGGGCAATACCGGGGCCACGGGACTGGCGGGCGGCGACCATCTGCACTTCGGAGTCATCGTCCATGGCCTGGAGGTGTCGCCCGTGGAATGGTGGGACCAGCACTGGATCGACGACAACGTGGCGGATCGCTTCAAGTAG
- a CDS encoding mechanosensitive ion channel domain-containing protein, which translates to MRKFPLTILLYVVVCLTPVFIMEQGGAAFAQTGSPPAASATVENAASLSAREKKALDHETRETETWQTILAGIEKDLDLRIRQTEALRTILPAMKVELGDALAKADNRLDQLLLLRGVAGETPWAYRSILIQLRELERYVELKRSPLDDRQARLAQAKKDYSSIRAIRKKGLTLDYAAGTSDSLDAPLARFREFKKDLDEIKADVDDALTQADQLQAGITQVQDQIQAGFIDALKRYYFSRSDTLLTLEGWQSLDDDMEEWAEAFPRFAGPLVGWVRWTLFFAYLAGFFILLCLAAAVVKSLRARAERPGNVSLETDSEAKRKTQEETSQAMSLEAEGGRLETDADNEAPAAPQSDPDLFGPPSGLDLQQRLGRLLVFLGLSLYLADQLTLFTNNQFVALGWVVLIAFGVMLVLSRRMSLTQASETPPLVRRPIFVFSVLFALGAALQALNIPATGVGLVWSLAALWASIRLYRLRAQAGNASRLRNFSAQAGYLMALMVVAGLAGFGPQSLIVTQAIFMLLLTLWCSRLLHQAVVSFATARGGEARPGLGLPFAQTIIYAFYIFWVLQYMGGPGFADYVMDLSLTIGVATITPHAVITLVVAFFLAKVLLSWLGSLFSMPQLGGRKMDPGLSHALKNISSYLVWLGFMLLTLYLFGVSLHALAWIASGLSVGIGFGLKDIVNNFVSGLIIMFGGSIKKGDIIQQGKNLGEVESVSIRNTIIRTLDNTMVIIPNSSFLRGEIVNLSYHDTTMRLTIPVAVAPGAKIKKVRKLLLEVAKENEAVLKKPKPEVNIRQFGRFGVEFDLYIWIDDFMKKFKTESDILSEIDKRFQENKIMMAFQGVKVKYKPKGTEEMQLEEARAALREKRGETFKLVRQMRRVHSRRRWNLSRVTVRLPE; encoded by the coding sequence ATGCGCAAATTCCCCTTGACGATCCTGTTGTATGTCGTGGTCTGCCTCACTCCCGTCTTCATAATGGAGCAGGGGGGGGCGGCCTTTGCCCAAACCGGATCGCCCCCTGCCGCGTCGGCGACGGTGGAAAACGCCGCCTCCCTGTCGGCCCGGGAGAAAAAGGCCCTGGACCATGAAACCCGGGAGACCGAAACGTGGCAGACGATCCTGGCCGGAATCGAAAAGGATCTGGACCTGCGCATCCGCCAGACCGAGGCCTTGCGTACGATCCTGCCCGCCATGAAGGTCGAGCTTGGAGACGCCCTGGCCAAGGCCGACAACCGCCTGGACCAGCTCTTGCTTTTGCGCGGCGTGGCCGGGGAGACCCCGTGGGCCTATCGCAGCATTCTCATCCAGTTGCGGGAGCTTGAGCGCTATGTGGAACTGAAGCGGTCTCCCCTGGACGACCGCCAGGCCAGGCTGGCCCAGGCCAAAAAGGACTATTCCTCCATACGGGCCATTCGGAAAAAAGGCCTGACCCTGGATTACGCCGCCGGGACGAGCGACAGCTTAGACGCCCCCCTGGCCCGGTTTCGGGAATTCAAAAAGGATCTCGACGAGATCAAGGCGGATGTCGACGACGCCCTGACCCAGGCCGATCAGTTGCAGGCCGGAATCACCCAGGTGCAGGACCAGATCCAGGCGGGATTTATCGATGCCCTGAAACGCTACTATTTTTCCCGGTCGGACACTCTGTTGACCCTGGAAGGGTGGCAATCCCTGGACGACGATATGGAGGAATGGGCCGAGGCCTTTCCACGCTTCGCCGGTCCCCTGGTGGGCTGGGTGCGCTGGACGTTGTTTTTTGCCTATCTGGCGGGCTTTTTCATCCTCCTGTGCCTGGCGGCGGCCGTTGTGAAATCCCTGCGCGCCAGGGCCGAGCGCCCCGGAAACGTGTCGCTGGAAACGGATTCAGAAGCGAAGCGTAAAACGCAAGAAGAAACGTCTCAGGCAATGTCTCTAGAAGCGGAAGGCGGCCGCCTCGAAACGGATGCCGATAATGAGGCCCCCGCCGCGCCGCAATCTGACCCGGATCTCTTCGGGCCACCGTCCGGTTTGGATCTTCAGCAACGCCTCGGCCGACTGCTGGTCTTTCTGGGGCTGTCCCTCTACCTTGCCGACCAGTTGACGCTTTTTACCAACAATCAGTTCGTCGCCCTGGGGTGGGTGGTGTTGATCGCCTTCGGGGTCATGCTCGTGCTGTCGCGCCGCATGTCCCTGACCCAGGCGTCGGAGACGCCGCCGCTGGTGCGCCGCCCCATTTTCGTCTTTTCCGTGCTTTTCGCCCTGGGGGCGGCGCTTCAGGCCCTCAACATCCCCGCCACGGGCGTGGGACTCGTGTGGAGCCTGGCCGCGTTGTGGGCCTCCATCCGTCTGTACCGCCTGAGGGCCCAGGCCGGAAACGCCTCGCGACTACGCAACTTTTCGGCCCAGGCCGGATATCTCATGGCCCTCATGGTTGTGGCCGGGCTGGCCGGTTTTGGTCCGCAAAGCCTCATTGTGACCCAGGCCATCTTCATGCTGCTTCTGACTCTGTGGTGTTCCCGCCTGCTGCACCAGGCGGTCGTGTCGTTTGCGACGGCCAGGGGAGGGGAGGCGAGGCCGGGGCTTGGCCTGCCCTTCGCCCAGACGATCATCTATGCCTTCTATATTTTCTGGGTGCTGCAGTACATGGGCGGGCCAGGCTTTGCCGACTACGTTATGGATCTTTCCCTGACCATCGGCGTGGCGACCATCACCCCCCATGCCGTGATAACCCTGGTGGTGGCTTTTTTCCTGGCCAAGGTGCTTCTGTCCTGGCTCGGCTCTCTGTTCTCCATGCCCCAGTTGGGGGGCCGGAAGATGGACCCGGGACTGAGCCACGCCCTGAAAAACATCAGCTCCTATCTGGTCTGGCTGGGGTTCATGCTGCTCACCCTGTATTTGTTCGGGGTGTCCCTGCACGCCCTGGCCTGGATCGCCAGCGGCCTGTCCGTGGGCATTGGCTTTGGCTTAAAAGACATCGTCAACAACTTCGTCAGCGGCCTGATCATCATGTTCGGGGGATCGATCAAAAAGGGCGACATCATCCAGCAGGGCAAGAACTTGGGCGAGGTGGAGAGCGTCTCCATCCGCAACACCATCATCCGCACCCTGGACAACACCATGGTCATCATCCCCAATTCCAGCTTTCTGCGTGGGGAGATTGTCAACTTAAGCTACCACGACACCACCATGCGCCTGACCATTCCCGTGGCCGTGGCCCCGGGGGCCAAGATCAAGAAGGTGCGCAAGCTGCTTTTGGAGGTGGCCAAGGAAAACGAGGCCGTGCTCAAAAAACCCAAGCCCGAGGTCAACATCCGTCAGTTTGGCCGTTTCGGCGTGGAATTCGACCTGTACATCTGGATCGACGACTTCATGAAAAAATTCAAGACGGAGTCGGACATCTTGTCCGAGATCGACAAAAGATTCCAGGAAAACAAGATCATGATGGCTTTCCAGGGGGTCAAGGTCAAATACAAACCCAAAGGCACTGAGGAGATGCAGTTGGAGGAGGCCCGGGCGGCCCTTAGGGAAAAACGCGGCGAGACGTTCAAGTTGGTCCGGCAGATGCGCCGGGTGCATTCCAGGCGCAGATGGAATCTCTCCCGGGTCACGGTGCGGCTGCCGGAATAG
- a CDS encoding molybdate ABC transporter permease subunit, translating to MPIAEFLSDPGVRGPLALTLRVCLVSVPLFLTLGVWLGYFLGRSRSSLAAVVDFIVSLPMVFPPIATGFGLLLFLGNRGVIGPAMRDIFGVEIVFGFTGVAVAAVVSGLPLMVKPVQAAVGGEISRYMEAARVLGKSEFEIFFRVVLPLIRKNILAGLFLSWTRSIGEVGVTLMLGGNIVGRTNTVSLEIYNSVFTGDYERAALLAGMLGLASLLAMFMLRRLSAA from the coding sequence ATGCCCATTGCGGAGTTTCTATCCGACCCGGGGGTACGCGGTCCCCTGGCATTGACCCTGCGGGTCTGCCTGGTGAGCGTACCCCTTTTTTTGACGTTGGGCGTCTGGCTTGGCTACTTTCTTGGCCGATCGCGTTCGTCCCTGGCGGCGGTGGTGGATTTCATCGTATCGTTGCCCATGGTCTTTCCGCCCATCGCCACGGGATTCGGGCTCCTGCTTTTTTTGGGCAACCGGGGGGTGATCGGCCCGGCCATGCGCGACATCTTCGGGGTGGAGATCGTGTTCGGATTCACGGGGGTGGCCGTGGCCGCCGTGGTGTCCGGGTTGCCGCTCATGGTCAAGCCGGTGCAGGCGGCCGTGGGCGGGGAGATTTCCCGGTATATGGAGGCGGCCCGGGTTCTGGGCAAAAGCGAGTTCGAGATTTTTTTTCGGGTCGTGTTGCCGCTTATCCGTAAAAACATCCTGGCCGGGCTGTTTTTATCCTGGACGCGCTCCATCGGCGAGGTGGGGGTGACGCTCATGCTTGGCGGCAACATCGTGGGCCGCACCAACACCGTCTCCCTGGAGATCTACAATTCGGTGTTTACCGGCGACTACGAGCGGGCAGCCTTGCTGGCCGGGATGCTGGGGCTGGCGTCGCTTCTAGCCATGTTCATGCTCCGTCGCCTGTCCGCCGCCTGA
- a CDS encoding transporter substrate-binding domain-containing protein, with protein sequence MRHVFASAVLAVFLWSAPLSAVAQTSPPSAPPSPPAVSTILKVGTTQMPPFSYKNAQGEWEGISIDLWQDMADEMGYGFTLEEFDEKSLLQAVEQGRIDAAVTALSITPDSERHMDFTHPYYLSGLGIAVPDRPVGNIFIHVVRELISPQFLIYVGLMGLLLMISGLVVWWIERRLNPDQFGRGPRGIVDGMWWSAVTMTTVGYGDTAPKSIAGRLLGMLWMFVSVVLVSVFTASVTTTLTVGRIEGKVNGPADLPTAAVGCVSQGTAEDYLRHIHARPRQYTDIHAALAALSAGELDAVVDDRPFLLHTVREGYSHKAVVLDAHFDPTLYGFAFPLGSALRKPANVVLLRLRMDRDYWEKLTGPYLGE encoded by the coding sequence ATGCGCCATGTTTTCGCCTCCGCCGTCCTTGCCGTCTTCCTTTGGAGCGCGCCGCTTTCGGCCGTGGCCCAGACGTCGCCCCCGTCCGCACCGCCATCCCCCCCTGCGGTTTCCACCATCCTGAAAGTGGGAACCACGCAGATGCCGCCGTTTTCGTATAAAAACGCCCAAGGAGAATGGGAGGGCATAAGCATCGACCTGTGGCAGGATATGGCCGACGAGATGGGATACGGGTTTACGCTTGAAGAATTCGATGAGAAATCCCTGCTGCAGGCCGTGGAACAGGGCCGGATCGATGCGGCGGTCACGGCCCTGTCCATCACCCCGGACTCGGAACGTCACATGGATTTCACACATCCCTATTATCTGAGCGGACTGGGGATCGCGGTTCCGGATCGGCCGGTGGGCAATATCTTCATCCATGTGGTACGTGAGCTTATTTCCCCCCAGTTTTTGATCTACGTGGGGCTCATGGGCTTGTTGTTGATGATCAGCGGCCTTGTGGTGTGGTGGATTGAACGGCGTTTGAATCCCGACCAGTTCGGACGCGGCCCCCGGGGCATTGTGGACGGCATGTGGTGGTCCGCCGTGACCATGACCACCGTGGGCTATGGCGACACCGCCCCCAAAAGCATCGCAGGACGGCTTCTGGGCATGCTCTGGATGTTCGTCTCGGTGGTGCTGGTGTCCGTTTTTACGGCCAGCGTGACCACCACCCTGACCGTGGGCCGCATCGAGGGCAAGGTCAACGGTCCGGCCGACCTGCCGACGGCCGCAGTGGGCTGCGTCTCCCAAGGAACGGCTGAGGACTATCTGCGCCATATCCACGCCAGGCCGCGCCAATACACGGATATCCACGCCGCCCTGGCCGCCCTGTCGGCAGGGGAGCTGGACGCCGTGGTGGATGATCGGCCCTTTTTGCTGCACACGGTACGGGAAGGCTATTCCCACAAAGCGGTGGTTCTGGACGCGCACTTCGACCCCACGTTGTACGGGTTCGCCTTTCCCCTGGGCAGCGCCTTGCGCAAGCCGGCCAACGTGGTCCTTCTGCGTTTGCGCATGGACCGGGACTACTGGGAAAAGCTGACCGGTCCGTATCTCGGGGAATAG
- a CDS encoding efflux RND transporter periplasmic adaptor subunit, producing the protein MKSRPLSGRIPVFRVALMMAVCCLFFSGCEKKPEQKAALQPVDVTVLQVATTSAPLNVDGVGHVYAYNTVKVRPQVTGYIKETFFVEGQEVKAGDRLVLIDPAPFQAKVDEAKATLLRDKATAEQNRRDWMRYKDLVEKAVISQEDYEKKRTDYQQAKEQVRMDEANLADAEISLSWCSIASPVDGVCSLQQIKTGNLVEENKDTILTVNQIRPINVQISVAEKDLPDLRSHAAMSQLPVKATFPGKDAPASTGVLTVINNAVDNTTGMITVQAEFSNENKALWPGQFVEASVVLAIQSDKILVPSDALMETQDGISAFVVSPQKTVEMRKVKVGRKIGTQTVIESGISPGDTLITSGQIKLFPGAPVNVITDKKYDDGPVPPAAATTQGQGTAAGGGQGAPDKDRQGS; encoded by the coding sequence ATGAAAAGCCGCCCCCTGTCCGGACGAATTCCTGTGTTTCGTGTGGCGCTCATGATGGCCGTGTGTTGTCTGTTCTTTTCAGGTTGTGAAAAGAAGCCCGAACAGAAGGCGGCCTTGCAACCCGTAGACGTCACGGTTCTTCAGGTCGCCACGACGAGCGCGCCGCTCAACGTCGACGGCGTAGGCCATGTCTATGCCTATAATACCGTCAAAGTCCGTCCCCAGGTCACGGGCTACATCAAAGAGACTTTTTTCGTGGAAGGGCAGGAGGTGAAGGCCGGAGACAGGCTGGTGCTCATCGACCCGGCCCCGTTCCAGGCCAAGGTGGACGAGGCCAAGGCCACGCTTCTGCGCGACAAGGCTACGGCTGAACAGAACCGCCGGGATTGGATGCGGTATAAGGATCTGGTGGAGAAGGCGGTCATCAGCCAGGAAGACTACGAGAAAAAGCGTACGGACTATCAGCAGGCCAAGGAACAGGTCCGGATGGACGAGGCCAATCTGGCCGATGCGGAAATCAGCCTGTCCTGGTGCTCCATCGCCTCTCCCGTGGACGGCGTCTGCAGCCTGCAACAGATCAAGACCGGCAACCTGGTCGAGGAAAACAAGGACACCATCCTCACCGTCAACCAGATTCGCCCCATTAACGTCCAGATTTCCGTGGCGGAAAAGGATTTGCCCGATCTGCGCTCCCATGCCGCCATGAGCCAGCTTCCCGTCAAGGCCACCTTTCCCGGCAAGGATGCCCCGGCCAGCACGGGGGTGCTGACGGTCATCAACAACGCCGTGGACAATACCACGGGCATGATCACTGTCCAGGCTGAATTTTCAAACGAGAACAAGGCCTTATGGCCTGGTCAGTTTGTAGAGGCCTCCGTGGTTCTGGCCATTCAGTCGGACAAGATACTTGTCCCGTCGGACGCCCTCATGGAAACCCAGGACGGCATCTCGGCCTTCGTGGTCAGCCCGCAAAAGACCGTCGAGATGCGCAAGGTCAAGGTCGGACGCAAAATCGGAACACAAACCGTGATCGAATCGGGCATAAGCCCCGGCGACACGCTCATCACCTCGGGACAGATCAAGCTTTTCCCCGGGGCGCCGGTGAACGTCATCACCGACAAGAAATACGACGATGGGCCGGTTCCCCCGGCGGCGGCGACCACGCAAGGGCAGGGGACGGCCGCTGGCGGAGGGCAGGGCGCACCCGACAAGGATCGGCAGGGCTCCTAA